The proteins below come from a single Dinghuibacter silviterrae genomic window:
- a CDS encoding Gfo/Idh/MocA family protein, whose product MPQIAMLGSGFIARFYADSILGQRSRDKIVSVYSRRTESAGAFAMKYGCVHATTDMEVAIAHPEVDMICIALPNDLHEAAVMLCCKHGKAVMTTKPLGRTAAEARRMLEAVEKAGIFNGYLEDLVYTPKFLKALDSVQNGALGRILWAKSRETHPGPHSDWFWDLEHAGGGCILDLGCHCVEIARSFIGKDIRPVEVMCWAETQVKPIEAEDHAIGLVKYENGAIGQFEVSWTFRGGLDLRDEVMGTEGTLWINNFLRTGLEMFTTGKGADYVSEKAESNTGWLFPVGDELNDLGYNHMFTDVFNAFEQGRAPRETFYDGYVVNAILDAAYRSARTKLWEPVVLDVWRGRTGVTRDSHLTEYDQDHYLIKEETTHYGARKVILKHKTTGQITERVLS is encoded by the coding sequence ATGCCCCAGATCGCCATGCTCGGATCCGGCTTTATTGCGCGTTTTTATGCAGATTCCATTCTCGGTCAGCGGAGCCGGGATAAGATCGTTAGTGTCTACTCACGGCGTACCGAAAGCGCCGGGGCGTTTGCTATGAAGTACGGTTGTGTACATGCGACCACCGATATGGAGGTGGCCATCGCGCATCCGGAGGTCGACATGATCTGTATCGCGCTGCCCAACGACCTTCACGAAGCCGCGGTGATGCTTTGTTGCAAACACGGCAAGGCGGTGATGACCACCAAACCCCTGGGGCGCACCGCTGCCGAAGCGCGTCGCATGCTGGAGGCCGTGGAAAAGGCGGGTATCTTCAATGGTTACCTGGAAGACCTTGTCTATACGCCGAAATTCCTAAAGGCGCTGGACAGCGTGCAAAACGGCGCGTTGGGCCGCATCCTCTGGGCCAAATCCCGCGAAACACATCCCGGTCCGCACAGCGACTGGTTTTGGGACCTGGAGCACGCGGGCGGCGGGTGTATCCTCGACCTGGGCTGTCATTGCGTGGAGATCGCGCGCAGCTTTATCGGCAAGGACATCCGGCCGGTCGAAGTGATGTGCTGGGCCGAGACCCAGGTCAAACCCATCGAAGCCGAAGACCATGCCATCGGTCTTGTCAAATACGAAAACGGCGCCATCGGCCAGTTCGAGGTCAGCTGGACCTTCCGGGGCGGTCTCGACCTCCGGGACGAGGTCATGGGCACCGAGGGCACCCTTTGGATCAACAACTTTCTGCGCACCGGCCTGGAGATGTTTACCACCGGGAAAGGCGCCGACTATGTGTCCGAAAAGGCCGAAAGCAATACCGGCTGGCTTTTCCCCGTCGGGGACGAGCTCAACGACCTTGGCTACAACCACATGTTTACCGACGTATTCAACGCGTTCGAACAGGGGCGCGCGCCCCGGGAAACCTTTTACGACGGGTATGTCGTCAACGCCATCCTCGACGCGGCCTACCGGTCCGCCCGGACAAAATTGTGGGAGCCCGTCGTCCTGGACGTCTGGCGGGGACGCACCGGTGTGACCAGGGACAGTCACCTGACGGAATACGATCAGGACCACTACCTGATCAAGGAGGAAACGACGCACTACGGGGCGCGGAAGGTCATTTTAAAACACAAAACAACCGGGCAAATCACCGAACGGGTCCTTTCTTGA
- a CDS encoding MFS transporter translates to MTRTNRIQFSALMFLEFFVWGSWYTTIGIYMTRHGMADLTHWPYTVNPIAAIVAPFFVGLIADRYFATEKVLGVLHLLGALCMFLAPSAVHHPLLFILLLLAYNICYMPTMGLANTICFYKMPDQEKQFPAIRVFGTIGWIAAGLVISFILSRIAGEKAEATALPLYMTAGGGLLLGLYSFWLPHTPPPAADKKVSFYSIIGVDALRQLGSPSFYIFLASSFLICIPLAAYYNFTQIFLDNAHFTNIAATQTLGQASETLFMVLMPFFFARLGVKWMLATGMLAWVLRYALFAMGAPGIVDWMILTGIALHGVCYDFFFVTGQIYVDTKAGPHIRAQAQGLIVFATYGTGMLAGAQIAGSVYNRFLRNAPALGLTQWAHFWWIPAWFAAVVLICFVLLFHTKKT, encoded by the coding sequence ATGACTCGGACGAACCGCATCCAGTTCTCCGCCCTCATGTTCCTGGAGTTCTTTGTCTGGGGCTCCTGGTACACGACGATCGGCATCTATATGACCCGGCACGGTATGGCGGACCTGACGCACTGGCCCTATACGGTCAACCCGATCGCCGCGATCGTGGCGCCCTTTTTTGTGGGGTTGATCGCCGACCGGTATTTTGCGACAGAGAAAGTGCTGGGCGTACTCCACCTGCTGGGGGCCTTGTGTATGTTCCTGGCGCCGTCTGCCGTTCATCATCCCCTCCTTTTTATCCTCCTGCTCTTAGCCTACAATATCTGCTATATGCCCACGATGGGGCTGGCGAATACGATCTGTTTTTATAAGATGCCGGACCAGGAGAAACAATTCCCGGCCATCCGCGTTTTTGGGACCATCGGGTGGATCGCGGCGGGTTTGGTCATCAGCTTTATCTTAAGCCGCATCGCCGGGGAGAAAGCGGAAGCAACGGCGCTCCCGCTGTATATGACGGCCGGAGGCGGCCTGCTGCTGGGGCTCTATAGTTTCTGGCTTCCGCATACCCCTCCGCCGGCGGCGGACAAGAAAGTGTCTTTCTACAGCATCATCGGTGTCGACGCGCTCCGGCAACTGGGTAGCCCGTCTTTTTATATTTTCCTGGCAAGCTCGTTTTTAATCTGTATCCCGCTGGCCGCGTATTACAATTTCACCCAGATTTTCCTGGACAACGCGCATTTTACGAACATCGCCGCCACCCAAACCCTCGGACAGGCGTCAGAGACGCTGTTTATGGTATTGATGCCGTTCTTTTTCGCCCGTCTGGGGGTCAAGTGGATGCTGGCCACGGGGATGCTGGCCTGGGTCTTGCGGTATGCCTTGTTTGCCATGGGCGCCCCGGGGATCGTGGACTGGATGATCCTGACCGGGATCGCGCTGCACGGGGTGTGTTACGATTTCTTTTTTGTCACCGGCCAGATCTATGTGGATACAAAAGCCGGCCCCCACATCCGGGCGCAGGCGCAGGGCCTGATCGTGTTTGCGACGTATGGCACCGGCATGCTGGCGGGTGCGCAGATCGCGGGGAGTGTGTACAACCGTTTTCTACGAAACGCCCCAGCCCTCGGGTTAACACAATGGGCGCACTTCTGGTGGATCCCCGCCTGGTTTGCGGCAGTAGTACTGATTTGTTTCGTCCTTCTTTTCCATACAAAAAAAACCTGA
- a CDS encoding PAS domain S-box protein, with amino-acid sequence MYKQGILPAACVAAFLFALAYIYYRKRVKASARASQNGYGIFRALVENNQGIIALLDENLRIIFRSASAEKITGYSNEEFPRLPEEQIHPEDVPHVRAAFAEARIHPGMTVHMNHRLRRKDGSYIWLEGTVRNMLQDPKIRGFIVNLLDITDRRKTEEQLIKTNRLYLFVSRINQAIVQATDDHALLSETCRIAVDIGGFRMAWIGLLDGERSSLIPVTFAGEGAEYLSGISIIPMEGPPESMGPGGRALREGYYFMCNDIEAAPDMEPWREAAMEHNYQSSIGLPIKRSGTVVGLFSLYADKKNFFDTEEIDLLIAIAADISFAIDGFAKDALRKRTEEELIISTLNYQTLTESSPVGIFRTDASGWTTYVNPRWCQITGIRKEDALGNGWQGAVHPDDRAVLFREWEQATVQERASVAEYRFVNPDGKVTWILGQAVPERGIDREILGWVGTATDITRLKTAEMLLEKSEDNYRRAETLGRMGHWELDLQNNYLSWSDEIYRIFDLRKEEFGNRFQDFLEWVHPEDRETFEYLQAKALSGRAPLNFTHRIITPKGTLKYVHEIGELRTGENGDILYLTGTVQDITEQVKSRDQVVNERNLSDSVINSLPGVFYLYNKEGRFRRWNLNFEKVTGYNSEEMRRLHPLDFFDTDEKELLRQKIGSVFDTGEDAVQANFLTKSGVKIPYFFTGKAITYEDEPCLLGVGIDFSDKVRAEEQLRELAAHLQSIREQERVDIARDIHDDLGQQLTAVKISMFRLTKHIQGNEALENGIRSIIDMVSQGIESIRRISTELRPGILDDLGLVEAMKWQIEEFEKRFSIPIASAFFVAPVPLNPEVSINTFRIFQETLTNIARHAEASQVDVRFTINHEWILLEVRDNGKGLPSNGVKTKRTLGLLGMRERARMIGGRLDIDSRPGYGTTVLVEVPLSKNITL; translated from the coding sequence TTGTACAAACAAGGCATCCTCCCGGCCGCCTGTGTGGCGGCATTCCTTTTTGCCCTGGCTTATATCTACTATCGGAAAAGGGTAAAAGCATCGGCGCGCGCATCACAAAACGGCTACGGCATCTTCCGCGCCCTGGTGGAGAATAACCAGGGGATCATCGCGTTGTTGGATGAAAATCTTCGCATCATTTTCCGGAGTGCATCGGCGGAAAAGATTACGGGGTATTCCAACGAGGAGTTTCCCCGGTTGCCGGAGGAGCAGATCCACCCGGAGGACGTGCCCCACGTAAGGGCGGCCTTCGCGGAGGCCAGGATCCACCCGGGCATGACGGTGCACATGAACCACCGGTTGCGCCGCAAGGACGGCAGCTATATCTGGCTGGAAGGGACGGTGCGGAATATGTTGCAGGATCCGAAGATCAGGGGGTTTATCGTGAACCTGCTGGACATCACGGACCGGAGGAAAACGGAGGAGCAGTTGATCAAGACCAACCGGTTGTACCTGTTTGTAAGCCGGATCAACCAGGCCATCGTACAGGCGACGGACGATCATGCCCTGTTGTCAGAGACCTGCCGGATCGCGGTGGACATAGGCGGGTTCAGGATGGCATGGATCGGTTTGCTGGACGGGGAACGGTCAAGCCTGATCCCGGTGACCTTTGCGGGCGAAGGCGCGGAATATTTGTCCGGCATCAGCATCATCCCCATGGAAGGGCCCCCGGAAAGCATGGGACCGGGTGGCCGGGCGCTCCGGGAAGGGTACTATTTCATGTGTAACGACATCGAGGCCGCCCCGGACATGGAACCCTGGCGGGAGGCGGCCATGGAGCACAACTACCAGTCGTCCATCGGGCTCCCGATCAAACGGTCGGGTACGGTGGTGGGGCTTTTCTCGCTGTATGCCGACAAAAAGAATTTCTTCGATACGGAAGAGATCGACCTGCTGATCGCCATTGCGGCGGATATTTCTTTTGCCATCGACGGATTTGCAAAGGACGCCTTGCGCAAAAGAACGGAAGAGGAGCTGATCATCAGTACATTGAACTACCAGACGCTGACGGAGTCTTCACCGGTGGGCATCTTCAGGACCGACGCCTCGGGCTGGACGACCTATGTCAATCCCCGGTGGTGCCAGATCACCGGGATCCGGAAGGAAGATGCCCTGGGCAACGGCTGGCAGGGGGCGGTCCACCCGGACGACCGGGCGGTGTTGTTCCGGGAATGGGAGCAGGCAACGGTCCAGGAAAGGGCATCGGTGGCGGAATACCGTTTTGTAAACCCTGACGGGAAGGTGACCTGGATCCTGGGCCAGGCGGTCCCCGAAAGGGGGATCGACCGGGAAATCCTCGGCTGGGTGGGAACGGCCACCGACATTACCCGTCTGAAGACGGCCGAAATGTTGCTGGAAAAAAGCGAGGACAACTACCGCCGGGCGGAAACCCTGGGCCGGATGGGCCACTGGGAGCTGGACCTTCAAAACAATTACCTGTCCTGGTCGGACGAGATCTACCGGATCTTTGACCTCCGGAAAGAGGAATTCGGCAACCGGTTCCAGGACTTCCTGGAATGGGTGCACCCGGAGGACCGGGAAACGTTTGAATACCTGCAGGCAAAGGCGCTCAGCGGCCGCGCGCCACTGAATTTCACCCACCGCATCATCACCCCGAAGGGAACGCTCAAATACGTGCACGAGATCGGTGAGCTGCGTACCGGGGAGAACGGCGACATCCTCTACCTGACCGGGACTGTACAAGACATTACCGAACAGGTGAAATCAAGGGACCAGGTAGTGAACGAAAGAAACCTGTCCGATTCGGTCATCAACAGCCTGCCGGGCGTTTTTTACCTCTACAACAAGGAGGGCCGGTTCCGCCGGTGGAACCTCAATTTCGAAAAGGTGACGGGGTACAATTCGGAGGAGATGCGCCGGTTGCATCCGCTCGACTTTTTTGATACGGACGAAAAGGAGTTGCTCCGTCAGAAGATCGGGAGCGTCTTCGACACGGGAGAAGACGCTGTCCAGGCAAACTTCCTGACAAAAAGCGGGGTCAAGATCCCTTATTTTTTTACCGGGAAAGCCATCACTTACGAGGACGAACCCTGTTTGCTCGGTGTGGGCATCGATTTCTCGGACAAGGTCAGGGCGGAAGAGCAACTGCGGGAACTGGCAGCCCACCTCCAAAGTATCCGGGAACAGGAAAGGGTGGACATCGCCCGGGACATCCACGACGACCTGGGGCAGCAACTGACCGCCGTCAAGATCTCGATGTTCCGGCTCACCAAACACATACAGGGGAACGAGGCGCTGGAAAATGGGATCCGGTCCATCATCGACATGGTCAGCCAAGGGATCGAATCGATTCGCCGGATATCCACCGAGCTCAGACCAGGCATCCTGGACGACCTGGGGCTGGTCGAAGCCATGAAGTGGCAGATCGAGGAGTTCGAAAAAAGGTTTTCCATCCCCATCGCCTCGGCGTTTTTCGTGGCCCCCGTGCCGCTGAACCCGGAGGTATCGATCAATACGTTCCGGATTTTCCAGGAAACCCTGACAAATATTGCCCGTCACGCCGAAGCGTCCCAGGTGGACGTACGTTTTACCATAAACCACGAGTGGATCCTCCTGGAGGTCAGGGACAACGGGAAAGGATTACCCAGCAACGGCGTCAAAACAAAACGTACCTTGGGGCTTCTGGGCATGAGGGAACGGGCCCGCATGATCGGGGGACGCCTGGATATAGACAGCCGGCCCGGCTATGGTACGACCGTTTTGGTCGAGGTGCCGCTGTCCAAAAACATAACGCTATGA
- a CDS encoding cysteine hydrolase family protein, which yields MKTALLVMDMQSAFLSRFPDMASVTKSVATAIAHARAKDIPVIYVVVGFRDGAPEISPNNKGFMAAKPMVNGVTFEQFTAIDASVAPAAGEITVVKRRVCAFTGSDLEVVLRAYGVGHLVLTGIATSGVVLSTVREAADKDYVLTVLSDGCADGDADVHQLLMTKVFPRQAEVMTAAEWVG from the coding sequence ATGAAAACAGCCCTTCTCGTCATGGACATGCAGTCGGCGTTTCTTAGCCGTTTCCCGGACATGGCGTCCGTCACCAAAAGCGTCGCCACGGCCATTGCTCACGCCCGTGCCAAGGACATCCCTGTCATTTATGTCGTGGTCGGTTTCCGCGACGGCGCTCCCGAGATCAGCCCCAACAACAAAGGTTTTATGGCGGCAAAGCCCATGGTGAACGGCGTTACGTTTGAACAATTTACCGCGATCGACGCCTCCGTGGCGCCCGCCGCGGGCGAGATCACCGTCGTCAAACGCCGCGTCTGCGCCTTTACCGGAAGTGACCTCGAAGTCGTCCTCCGCGCTTATGGTGTCGGGCACCTCGTCCTCACGGGCATCGCTACCAGCGGGGTCGTCCTGTCCACCGTGCGCGAAGCCGCCGACAAGGACTACGTCCTCACCGTGCTGTCCGACGGCTGTGCCGACGGGGACGCGGACGTCCATCAGTTGCTCATGACGAAAGTATTTCCCCGCCAGGCGGAGGTGATGACCGCGGCGGAGTGGGTCGGATAA